One Mucilaginibacter ginkgonis genomic region harbors:
- the pyrH gene encoding UMP kinase: MKYKRILLKLSGEALLGERQYGIDNNRVLQYAHDIKKVLDAGIEIAIVVGGGNIFRGLSAEKSGMERAQADYMGMLATVINCMALQTSLEGIGVDTRLQSAIKMEQICEPYIRRRAMSHLESGKIVIFGAGTGNPYFTTDTAASLRAIEIKADVVLKGTRVDGIYTADPEKDPSATRYDEISFQEVYDKGLNVMDMTAITLCQENNLPIIVFDMNKPGNFERIANGEHIGTLVK, encoded by the coding sequence ATGAAATACAAAAGAATATTACTTAAGCTAAGTGGCGAAGCTTTGTTGGGCGAGCGCCAGTATGGTATTGACAATAACCGCGTTTTGCAATATGCGCATGACATTAAAAAAGTGTTAGACGCGGGTATTGAAATAGCGATAGTTGTTGGTGGTGGTAATATTTTCAGAGGTTTAAGTGCAGAAAAATCGGGCATGGAACGAGCCCAGGCAGACTATATGGGTATGCTGGCCACAGTGATCAACTGCATGGCGCTGCAAACTTCGCTCGAAGGTATTGGTGTAGATACCCGCCTACAGTCGGCTATAAAAATGGAACAGATCTGCGAACCTTACATTCGCCGCAGGGCTATGAGCCACTTAGAGTCGGGCAAAATAGTAATCTTTGGTGCCGGCACAGGTAACCCATATTTTACTACAGATACGGCTGCGTCTTTGCGTGCTATCGAGATCAAAGCAGATGTGGTTTTGAAAGGAACCCGTGTTGACGGCATCTACACTGCCGATCCGGAAAAAGATCCATCAGCCACACGCTACGACGAGATCTCTTTCCAGGAAGTTTACGACAAAGGCCTAAATGTAATGGACATGACGGCAATTACATTATGCCAGGAAAACAACTTGCCGATCATTGTTTTCGATATGAACAAACCCGGAAACTTTGAGCGCATTGCCAACGGCGAACATATTGGTACGTTGGTGAAATAA
- the nagA gene encoding N-acetylglucosamine-6-phosphate deacetylase, whose protein sequence is MQTYLHNLQLIDDGAITVGKAIVLDGKTIKAIINEADIPADAEKVDLNNNYVAPGLLDLQIYGTGGKLFGGTPSEEALAQMERDHLAQGTVGFFATIATNSDEIVEQGIAAAKAYRSKANGIFMGLHLEGPFLNPKKLGAHPAEFIQKATVEKVKRWIESAEGEIKMMTIAPELQDQDVIDYLYNAGVIISSGHSNATYAEGKAFLNRPIPAVTHLFNAMPQMHHREPGYIPAIFEERPYTSIVADGMHVDFAMVRLAKRELGNKLFLITDAVTETNEGVYKHRLIDGKYVMPDGTLSGSSLTMLKAVQNCVEYAYIDLAEAINMASLYPAQLAGLNKGRIAEGCDADLIIFNDTFEVAGTWFGGRYFQA, encoded by the coding sequence ATGCAAACCTACTTACATAACCTGCAACTGATAGACGACGGCGCGATCACCGTTGGGAAAGCCATTGTGCTCGACGGTAAGACTATCAAAGCTATCATCAACGAAGCCGACATTCCTGCAGACGCAGAGAAGGTGGACCTAAATAATAACTATGTGGCGCCCGGCTTGCTTGATCTGCAGATCTACGGCACGGGTGGAAAGTTGTTCGGCGGCACGCCAAGTGAAGAGGCGTTGGCGCAAATGGAGAGAGACCACCTGGCACAAGGCACTGTCGGTTTCTTCGCTACAATTGCCACCAATAGCGATGAGATAGTTGAGCAAGGTATCGCGGCAGCGAAGGCCTATCGCAGCAAGGCCAATGGTATTTTTATGGGCTTGCATCTGGAAGGGCCGTTTCTTAACCCTAAGAAGCTTGGCGCCCACCCGGCCGAGTTTATTCAGAAAGCGACGGTTGAAAAAGTAAAGCGTTGGATAGAGTCCGCCGAAGGCGAAATAAAAATGATGACCATCGCGCCCGAATTACAGGATCAGGACGTGATAGATTACCTGTATAACGCCGGTGTGATCATTTCTTCAGGGCACAGCAATGCCACTTATGCCGAAGGAAAAGCTTTTTTAAATAGACCAATACCTGCGGTTACCCACTTGTTTAATGCTATGCCGCAAATGCATCACCGTGAGCCGGGCTACATTCCGGCGATATTCGAGGAGCGGCCGTACACCAGCATTGTGGCCGATGGCATGCATGTAGATTTTGCTATGGTACGTTTGGCCAAACGCGAGCTGGGCAATAAGCTGTTTTTAATCACCGACGCGGTTACCGAAACTAATGAAGGTGTTTACAAACACCGCCTGATAGATGGAAAATATGTAATGCCCGATGGTACGTTGTCCGGCTCGAGCTTAACCATGCTAAAAGCTGTACAAAACTGTGTCGAATATGCGTATATAGATCTGGCAGAGGCTATCAATATGGCTTCTTTATACCCAGCGCAACTGGCCGGCCTTAACAAAGGCAGAATTGCCGAAGGCTGCGATGCAGATTTAATTATTTTTAATGATACTTTTGAAGTCGCCGGGACATGGTTTGGCGGCCGGTACTTTCAAGCATAA
- the tsf gene encoding translation elongation factor Ts, which yields MSTVQISAADVNKLRQQTGAGMMDCKKALTETNGDFEAAIDFLRKKGAKVAASRSDRESKEGVVIARTSADGKNGVIIVLSCETDFVAKNAEFIAFGNAVANEAVQQLPASLEELGQLEVDTETSRVKIADAVLDMTGKIGEKITVSTYEVLTGEKIIAYIHGNFRLGVLVGLSANVAGADEAGKDVAMQIAAMNPVAVDKDGVDANTVEREIAIAKEQIRAEGKPEDMVEKIAQGKLNKFYKDSTLLNQEFVKDPSKNISQFLNGVEKGLTVTAFKRVVLGA from the coding sequence ATGTCAACAGTACAAATTTCTGCAGCCGACGTAAACAAACTACGCCAGCAAACAGGTGCAGGTATGATGGATTGCAAAAAAGCTTTAACAGAAACCAACGGAGACTTTGAAGCAGCGATCGACTTTTTAAGAAAAAAAGGTGCTAAAGTAGCAGCAAGCCGCAGCGACCGCGAAAGCAAAGAGGGTGTAGTTATTGCACGTACTTCTGCTGATGGCAAAAACGGTGTGATCATTGTTCTTAGCTGCGAGACAGACTTTGTTGCTAAAAACGCTGAGTTTATTGCTTTTGGTAACGCTGTAGCTAATGAGGCGGTACAACAATTACCGGCTTCTTTAGAAGAGCTAGGCCAGTTAGAAGTTGATACAGAAACCAGCCGTGTTAAAATTGCTGATGCAGTTTTAGACATGACAGGTAAAATTGGCGAGAAGATCACTGTTAGTACTTACGAAGTATTGACCGGCGAAAAGATCATCGCTTACATCCACGGTAACTTTCGTTTAGGGGTATTGGTAGGATTAAGCGCAAACGTAGCCGGTGCTGATGAAGCAGGTAAAGACGTTGCTATGCAAATTGCAGCTATGAACCCCGTTGCGGTTGATAAAGACGGTGTTGATGCCAACACTGTTGAGCGCGAGATTGCGATTGCCAAAGAGCAGATCCGTGCAGAAGGTAAACCAGAGGATATGGTAGAAAAGATCGCTCAGGGTAAACTGAACAAATTTTACAAAGATTCAACCTTGTTGAACCAGGAGTTTGTGAAAGACCCTTCAAAAAATATTTCTCAGTTCCTAAACGGCGTTGAGAAAGGGCTCACCGTTACCGCATTTAAGCGGGTTGTTTTAGGAGCTTAA
- the rpsB gene encoding 30S ribosomal protein S2 has product MARTTYQDLLDAGVHFGHLTRKWDPKMSQYIFMERNGIHIIDLNKTLSKVEEAASAIKQIVKSGRKVLFVATKKQAKDIVADYAKSVNMPYVTERWLGGMLTNFATVRKSIKKMSNIDKLTKDGTYSILSKKERLMIQRERVKLETLLGGIADLNRLPAALFLIDVKKEHIAVAESLKLNIPTFAMVDTNSDPSNIDFPIPANDDATKSISLITGIIIQAIQEGLDERKREKEDEAEKEAVAAKSKVDAPEAAATAEGGKRARKTASADAEPATKE; this is encoded by the coding sequence ATGGCAAGAACAACATATCAGGATTTACTGGATGCAGGTGTACACTTTGGTCACCTTACCCGCAAATGGGATCCAAAAATGTCTCAGTACATTTTTATGGAGCGTAACGGTATCCACATTATAGATCTTAACAAAACCTTATCTAAGGTAGAAGAAGCCGCTTCGGCTATAAAACAAATTGTAAAATCGGGCCGTAAAGTGCTTTTCGTTGCTACTAAAAAGCAAGCTAAAGACATCGTTGCCGATTACGCGAAAAGCGTGAATATGCCTTACGTAACCGAGCGTTGGTTAGGTGGTATGTTAACCAACTTCGCTACCGTACGCAAGTCTATCAAAAAGATGTCTAACATCGACAAGCTGACTAAAGACGGTACTTACAGCATCCTTTCTAAAAAAGAGCGTCTGATGATACAGCGCGAGCGTGTGAAGTTAGAAACCTTGTTAGGTGGTATAGCAGATCTTAACCGCTTACCTGCTGCGTTATTTTTGATAGACGTTAAGAAAGAGCACATCGCGGTTGCAGAATCTTTGAAGCTGAACATCCCAACCTTTGCAATGGTTGATACGAACTCAGACCCTTCAAACATCGATTTCCCTATCCCGGCGAATGACGATGCTACTAAATCTATCTCTTTAATAACCGGTATTATTATCCAGGCTATACAAGAAGGTTTAGACGAGCGCAAACGCGAGAAAGAGGACGAAGCAGAGAAAGAAGCAGTTGCAGCAAAATCTAAAGTTGACGCTCCGGAAGCAGCGGCTACAGCAGAAGGCGGCAAACGTGCACGTAAAACTGCATCTGCAGATGCAGAACCTGCTACAAAAGAATAA
- the rpsI gene encoding 30S ribosomal protein S9, whose protein sequence is MPTTNTSGRRKTAVARIYLNDGNGALTVNGKDYKEYFPTLPLQYVATQSLLVSGSEGKFDIVVNVAGGGVKGQAEAVRLAIAKAIVELDAEKKPALRAKGLMTRDDRMVERKKPGRRKARRKFQFSKR, encoded by the coding sequence ATGCCAACAACAAACACTTCGGGCAGAAGAAAAACAGCTGTTGCACGCATCTACTTAAATGATGGCAACGGCGCGCTTACCGTTAACGGTAAAGATTACAAAGAGTATTTCCCTACTTTGCCTTTACAATATGTGGCTACCCAGTCTTTACTCGTTTCGGGTTCAGAGGGTAAGTTCGACATTGTTGTAAACGTAGCAGGTGGTGGTGTAAAAGGACAGGCAGAAGCCGTTCGTTTAGCTATTGCTAAAGCTATTGTTGAACTTGATGCTGAAAAGAAACCTGCATTACGCGCTAAAGGTTTAATGACACGTGATGACCGTATGGTTGAGCGTAAGAAACCGGGCCGCAGAAAAGCACGTCGTAAATTCCAATTCAGTAAACGTTAA
- the rplM gene encoding 50S ribosomal protein L13, with amino-acid sequence MNTLSYKTVSANKKTVNKEWVVVDANGEILGRLCTKIAMMIRGKHKPGFTPNVDCGDNVIVINADKVKLTGDKFATKQYISYTGYPGGQRFISPKELMAKHPERVVEKAVRGMLPKNRLGRALFGNLHVYAGAEHPHAAQSPKTV; translated from the coding sequence GTGAATACGTTAAGTTACAAAACTGTCTCTGCCAACAAAAAAACCGTTAACAAAGAATGGGTTGTTGTTGACGCAAATGGCGAGATTTTGGGGCGCTTGTGTACTAAGATCGCTATGATGATCCGCGGTAAGCACAAGCCAGGGTTCACCCCAAACGTAGACTGTGGTGATAACGTTATTGTTATCAATGCAGACAAGGTAAAGTTGACCGGAGATAAATTTGCCACCAAGCAATACATCTCTTACACCGGTTACCCGGGCGGTCAGCGTTTCATTTCTCCTAAGGAGTTAATGGCTAAACATCCCGAGCGTGTGGTTGAAAAAGCTGTACGCGGTATGTTACCTAAAAATCGTTTGGGCCGTGCCTTATTTGGTAATCTGCATGTTTATGCAGGCGCCGAGCATCCTCATGCAGCACAAAGCCCTAAAACCGTTTAA
- a CDS encoding helix-turn-helix domain-containing protein gives MDKWKAERIIHEREIMGKSLRTLAKKYGVSPTTISRIVNKDKLNEKALRSSKKTVLPDDVSLLKAMLRTEQLKNELLNNIIDIADKELGTNIRKKSGTRQSE, from the coding sequence ATGGACAAATGGAAAGCGGAGCGTATCATACATGAGCGTGAGATCATGGGTAAGAGTTTGCGTACCTTAGCAAAAAAGTACGGCGTATCACCCACAACTATTTCCCGCATAGTGAACAAGGACAAGTTAAACGAAAAGGCATTGAGAAGTTCGAAGAAGACAGTTCTTCCCGATGATGTGTCTTTATTGAAAGCGATGTTACGGACAGAGCAGCTAAAGAATGAGCTGCTGAATAACATCATAGATATAGCAGATAAGGAGCTGGGTACCAACATCAGAAAAAAGTCTGGCACCAGGCAGTCGGAGTAA
- a CDS encoding IS3 family transposase, whose protein sequence is MQKRSRGLRELCRLLGYSSQAYYQHHRSTEMRTFKQEEIIQQVMAHRRRQPRLGARKLLELIRPGIGRDAFFELLRENGLLVRRKIYRTRTTFSCHRFKKYPDLTGGLVPAAPGRLWVSDITYIRVGQGFAYLSLVTDAYSRKIIGFCLSHDLSTGSCLTALEMALSQKQPDTPLIHHSDRGTQYCSGTYTALLIKEGIGISMTQSGNPRDNAIAERVNGILKLELLNEAYKNLSGATRAVRSAINTYNNLRPHSSIDMMTPQAAHRESGPLRRRWRNYYPNHQQITEQV, encoded by the coding sequence ATGCAAAAACGCAGCCGCGGGCTGCGCGAGTTATGCAGACTGCTTGGTTACAGTTCACAAGCCTATTACCAGCATCACCGGTCCACAGAAATGCGGACTTTTAAACAAGAAGAAATCATTCAGCAAGTAATGGCACACCGTCGCCGCCAGCCGCGGCTGGGTGCAAGGAAACTGCTTGAACTGATACGGCCCGGCATAGGGCGGGATGCATTCTTTGAGCTTTTGAGAGAAAACGGCTTGCTGGTGCGCAGGAAAATATACCGTACGCGTACCACCTTTTCCTGCCACCGCTTTAAGAAATACCCCGACCTGACGGGCGGCCTGGTGCCTGCAGCGCCGGGGCGGCTGTGGGTGAGCGATATCACTTACATCCGCGTGGGGCAGGGCTTTGCTTACCTGAGCCTGGTCACGGATGCTTACAGCCGAAAGATCATTGGCTTCTGTCTGAGCCATGATCTTTCTACCGGCAGCTGCCTTACAGCACTTGAAATGGCCTTATCACAAAAGCAACCCGACACCCCGCTGATCCATCATTCGGATCGCGGCACGCAATATTGCAGCGGTACCTATACAGCACTTTTGATCAAAGAAGGCATTGGTATCAGTATGACCCAAAGCGGGAACCCGCGTGATAATGCCATTGCAGAACGTGTAAACGGTATACTTAAACTTGAACTGTTAAATGAGGCTTACAAAAACCTGAGCGGTGCAACACGTGCGGTACGCAGCGCTATAAATACTTACAACAACTTAAGGCCGCACAGCAGTATAGATATGATGACACCACAGGCAGCACACCGGGAATCCGGACCCCTCAGGCGGCGATGGCGAAACTATTATCCCAATCATCAACAAATAACAGAGCAAGTGTAA
- a CDS encoding LLM class flavin-dependent oxidoreductase, giving the protein MELSNIKLSVLDQSPVRKGVTAEQALQETLELAKHTDHLGYHRFWVAEHHNIDSLAGSAPEVLMAHLAGQTKNIRIGSGGVMMPNHTALKVAENFKLLEALFPGRIDLGMGRAPGTDRLTASVLAPNNNFSDQDFVNQLFDLQAYFHNTAEAGTIQEKVKAIPMAATAPKQWLLSSSGGSVRFAAHFGTGFSFAHFINPNGGPEAVDLYRRHFKPSADFTSPQANVAIFIFVSDDPEKVKQHQALMDFRFLSLERGQGLSPVGYADIKDEVYTDAELERIAYNRKRIIAGNSRSVKEQITRLVNNYQVDEVIAITIAEEFDDRLQSYTLLKEVFKETENVAQVAE; this is encoded by the coding sequence ATGGAATTAAGCAACATTAAGTTAAGCGTTTTAGACCAGTCGCCGGTGCGCAAGGGGGTAACTGCCGAGCAGGCATTGCAGGAAACACTCGAACTGGCCAAACATACCGACCATTTGGGCTACCACCGCTTTTGGGTGGCAGAGCATCATAATATAGACAGCCTAGCCGGCAGCGCGCCCGAAGTATTGATGGCGCACCTGGCAGGGCAAACAAAGAACATCCGCATTGGCAGCGGCGGCGTAATGATGCCAAACCATACAGCACTAAAGGTGGCCGAAAATTTTAAACTGCTGGAGGCACTATTTCCCGGCCGGATAGACCTGGGCATGGGCCGCGCACCTGGCACAGACAGGCTAACGGCTTCTGTACTGGCGCCCAACAATAACTTCAGCGATCAGGATTTTGTAAACCAACTATTCGATCTGCAAGCTTACTTTCACAATACCGCAGAGGCAGGCACTATACAAGAAAAAGTTAAGGCCATACCCATGGCGGCAACCGCGCCCAAACAATGGCTGCTGAGCAGCAGCGGCGGCAGCGTACGCTTCGCCGCGCATTTTGGCACTGGCTTTTCTTTCGCGCACTTCATCAACCCCAATGGCGGCCCAGAAGCGGTAGACCTTTACCGCCGGCACTTTAAGCCATCGGCAGATTTTACAAGTCCGCAAGCCAATGTGGCTATATTCATTTTCGTGTCAGACGACCCGGAAAAAGTTAAACAGCACCAGGCTTTGATGGACTTCAGGTTCCTGTCGCTCGAGCGCGGCCAAGGACTGTCGCCGGTTGGCTATGCAGATATAAAAGACGAGGTATACACCGATGCCGAATTAGAGCGAATTGCCTATAACCGCAAACGCATTATAGCAGGCAACAGCCGGTCAGTAAAAGAGCAGATCACCAGGTTGGTCAACAATTACCAGGTAGATGAGGTAATCGCCATTACCATTGCCGAAGAATTTGACGACAGGCTGCAGTCTTATACGCTGTTAAAAGAAGTATTCAAAGAGACCGAAAATGTTGCGCAAGTTGCGGAGTAA
- a CDS encoding Cif family virulence factor, with protein MKINKSAIVLLLCGLGSVTSYAQTAKVQTVITAEESFDKLVAKKGIKSGFLAVADPEGIVFKPDAVKISDFYSTVNAQPGKLTWSPNFARISADGGLAFTAGSYVYTNSTEDDDKVYGDYVSVWRADANNKLKLLIDLGIQHPEAETTPVSDIQDPEPVSKIASKDPFLGKSIILNTDKTVNHTLEISGLGTYKEFFSPEGHFYFPGFQPMVGIDKVMKFIDNEGVSITAETTNAGRAVSGDLAYSYGRARIKKGNIVSNYNYVRIWQPDAKHRWNIVLEIFSAVENG; from the coding sequence ATGAAAATTAATAAATCTGCTATAGTCTTGTTGCTTTGCGGTTTGGGATCGGTTACCAGCTATGCCCAGACAGCCAAAGTACAGACCGTTATAACTGCCGAAGAGTCTTTCGATAAACTTGTTGCTAAAAAAGGAATTAAATCGGGCTTCTTAGCCGTTGCCGATCCGGAAGGCATTGTATTTAAACCCGATGCAGTTAAAATATCTGACTTTTACAGCACCGTAAACGCCCAGCCGGGCAAGCTTACCTGGTCGCCAAACTTTGCGCGTATATCTGCCGATGGTGGTTTAGCATTTACTGCAGGGTCTTACGTTTATACCAACAGCACCGAAGACGATGATAAGGTATACGGCGATTACGTTTCTGTTTGGCGCGCCGATGCTAACAATAAGCTGAAACTGCTGATCGATCTGGGCATCCAGCACCCCGAAGCAGAGACTACCCCGGTAAGTGATATTCAAGACCCTGAACCGGTCAGCAAGATCGCCAGCAAGGACCCCTTCTTAGGCAAATCGATCATCCTGAATACGGATAAGACCGTTAACCATACCCTGGAAATATCAGGTTTAGGTACTTATAAAGAATTCTTCAGTCCGGAAGGCCATTTTTATTTCCCCGGCTTTCAGCCGATGGTGGGTATAGATAAGGTGATGAAGTTTATTGATAACGAGGGGGTTAGCATCACTGCCGAAACTACCAATGCCGGACGCGCCGTTAGCGGCGACCTGGCTTATAGCTATGGCCGTGCACGTATCAAAAAAGGCAATATCGTAAGTAATTATAATTATGTACGCATCTGGCAACCCGACGCAAAACACCGCTGGAATATCGTTTTAGAAATCTTCTCTGCGGTAGAGAATGGGTAG
- a CDS encoding metal-dependent hydrolase family protein, translating into MKKLLLPLALVLGQAAFAQKTYIHCGRLIDGIANAAQQEMTIVVDGSKISAIQKGYTNGTAGDRVIELKDKTVMPGLIDCHVHLESQGSKTSAIDRFRLTDADVAYKAEGYAKTTLMAGFTTVRDCGGSGVNISLRKAIAQGMVDGPRIYTAGRAISASGGHMDDSDGFRDDVFEHRPGPDEGIADGKDELVKAVRLQFKRGSNLIKIASTGGVLDLSEDGAGAQFTVEEIKAVVETAKDYGMRVACHAHGAEGIRRAILGGVTSIEHGTFMDDEDMSLAKKAGTYYVPTIIAGRSVVDSAKIKGFFPPVIARKAMEVGPQIQKTFGKAYKYGVKIAFGTDAGVYAHGKNWMEFGYMVEAGMPPMDAIKSATKSAADLLGITAVTGSVSVGKFADIVAIDGDPLTDISAMGKMAFVMKEGKVYKGQR; encoded by the coding sequence ATGAAAAAACTTCTACTTCCGCTGGCGTTAGTTCTCGGCCAGGCGGCTTTCGCTCAAAAAACATATATCCACTGTGGTAGACTGATAGATGGCATTGCCAACGCGGCACAACAGGAAATGACGATTGTAGTTGATGGCAGCAAAATTTCCGCAATTCAAAAAGGGTACACCAACGGCACAGCGGGCGACCGCGTTATCGAGTTAAAAGATAAAACTGTAATGCCCGGCCTGATAGATTGCCACGTACACCTGGAAAGTCAGGGCAGTAAAACCTCCGCTATAGATCGTTTCCGTTTAACAGATGCAGATGTTGCCTACAAAGCCGAAGGTTATGCTAAAACCACGCTTATGGCAGGTTTTACTACCGTGCGCGATTGCGGTGGCAGCGGGGTGAACATCAGTTTACGCAAGGCAATTGCCCAGGGAATGGTAGACGGTCCGCGGATTTATACCGCAGGCAGGGCCATATCTGCAAGCGGCGGCCACATGGACGATTCTGACGGTTTCCGTGATGATGTTTTTGAGCACCGCCCCGGGCCGGATGAGGGCATTGCCGATGGAAAAGATGAACTTGTAAAAGCGGTGCGCTTGCAATTTAAGCGCGGGTCTAACCTGATTAAGATCGCCTCGACAGGCGGGGTGTTAGACCTGAGCGAAGATGGCGCCGGGGCGCAATTCACCGTAGAAGAAATTAAAGCCGTAGTGGAGACCGCAAAAGATTATGGTATGCGGGTGGCCTGCCACGCGCATGGTGCCGAGGGTATCCGTCGGGCCATACTAGGCGGCGTTACCTCTATTGAGCACGGCACTTTTATGGACGACGAAGACATGTCGCTGGCGAAAAAGGCGGGCACTTATTATGTGCCGACTATTATAGCCGGACGCTCTGTTGTCGACTCGGCCAAGATCAAAGGTTTCTTTCCGCCGGTTATAGCGCGAAAGGCCATGGAAGTTGGGCCGCAAATACAAAAAACCTTTGGCAAGGCTTATAAATATGGGGTTAAGATCGCTTTCGGTACAGATGCGGGGGTATACGCGCATGGAAAAAATTGGATGGAGTTTGGCTACATGGTAGAAGCAGGTATGCCGCCAATGGACGCGATCAAGTCCGCTACCAAAAGCGCCGCCGATCTGTTAGGCATAACCGCGGTCACCGGCAGTGTTTCAGTTGGCAAGTTCGCGGATATTGTAGCGATTGACGGCGATCCGTTGACCGACATTAGCGCTATGGGCAAAATGGCATTTGTGATGAAAGAAGGCAAAGTTTATAAAGGCCAACGATAA